From the Terriglobia bacterium genome, the window GAAAAGCCCGGGCTTCACCACCGGGCAGAGGGATCGGCTTCTGACCACGCCAGGTCCTCTCGAGGAGGCAGCCGCGTTCGTCTTCCTGCTCTCCTGAAACGGTGCCACTCGCAACCAGATCGCCGGGGCGAAGATTGCAGCCGTTGCTGGTGTGGTGCGCGATCAATTGCGCCGGAGTCCAGTACAAATCTCTGAGATTCCCGCAGCTGATGCGCACCGGTGAAATTCCCTTCTCCTCCATGCGGCTCGACCGCAGCCAAGCTTCGAGTGTGAGGTCGATGCCGCCACGCTGCGCGGTCCGAGGCGAGGACAGGTGCGGAAGCGGAAGCGGATCGCCAGGAGGGCGCTGGCAGGCGGAGATGCGATAGGGCTCCAGGGCTTCCAGGGTCACGACCCACGGCGATACGGTGGTCGCAAAGTTCTTGGACAAAAACGGCCCAAGCGGCTGATACTCCCATCTCTGGATGTCCCGTGCCGACCAGTCGTTCACGAGGCACAACCCAAAAATGTGCGCCTCAGCCTGCTCGATCCCAATCGGCCTGCCCATGGGATTCCCAGGACCTATGAAAAAACCGACCTCCAGCTCATAGTCCAGGAGTTGGGTCGGCATTACGCTGGGTGGCCCGGCTGCCTCCTCTGCAACTTGCCCAATCGGCCTGCGCACGGGTGTACCGCTGACGATGATGCTGGAGGAACGGCCATGGTAGGCGATGGGAACATACTTGTAGTTGGGAAGCAGCGGATTATCCGGCCGGAACATGCTGCCGACATTCCGTGCATGGTACGCCGACGCGTAGAAGTCGGTGTAGTCGCCGATTTCGCAGGGCAGGAGCATATCGACCTGCCTCATCGGCAGAAGCATCTCCTCCCGGCGCGGGTGGTCTTGAAGCTCGTGCGCTTCCG encodes:
- the fahA gene encoding fumarylacetoacetase, with the translated sequence MNETHGIELGCWVTSAQDPATDFPIQNLPFGVFKRRDREEAARVGVAIGDRVLDLSACLREGLLEGAAADAAETCARPALNGLMALGPSYWRALRLHLSRLLRAEAHELQDHPRREEMLLPMRQVDMLLPCEIGDYTDFYASAYHARNVGSMFRPDNPLLPNYKYVPIAYHGRSSSIIVSGTPVRRPIGQVAEEAAGPPSVMPTQLLDYELEVGFFIGPGNPMGRPIGIEQAEAHIFGLCLVNDWSARDIQRWEYQPLGPFLSKNFATTVSPWVVTLEALEPYRISACQRPPGDPLPLPHLSSPRTAQRGGIDLTLEAWLRSSRMEEKGISPVRISCGNLRDLYWTPAQLIAHHTSNGCNLRPGDLVASGTVSGEQEDERGCLLERTWRGQKPIPLPGGEARAFLQDGDEVILRGYCERPGLARIGFGACSGRIEPAEFLDRKKPQRRGR